From one Solanum lycopersicum chromosome 12, SLM_r2.1 genomic stretch:
- the LOC101267868 gene encoding uncharacterized protein At4g29660: MATYLWRKYADYVYTKWEKTLLWDMVEPFRRPKSFTPLVTIYVCAFYTGVIGAAITEQVYKEKYWEDHPGQDVPLMKPMFYGGPWRVMRGDVPPMGKFDF, from the exons ATGGCAACGTATTTATGGAGGAAATATGCAGATTATGTCTACACAAAATGGGAAAAGACGCTCCTCTGGGATATGGTAGAACCATTTAGGAGACCAAAATCGTTTACTCCTCTTGTTACTATCTACGTATGTGCATTTTATACCGGGGTTATTGGAGCAGCCATCACTGAACAAGTCTACAAG GAGAAATACTGGGAAGACCACCCTGGTCAAGATGTGCCTCTAATGAAACCAATGTTTTATGGTGGCCCTTGGAGAGTAATGAGAGGTGACGTTCCTCCTATGGGGAAGTTCGATTTCTGA
- the LOC101268354 gene encoding putative GATA transcription factor 22 yields the protein MIPNYTNSSSSSSFPFELTNEVHHDYLSHNNNNMSLVSPYNNNYQFASSSTNSSCQNFFNISTTTNIQDQSGYDYQFHQPQHHHEVDNFASRSSGSHDHVDKKNKGLKLTLWKKGGQKVKNLKVEDQKQQIIETDYSSNSSSNNNIIPIRVCSDCNTTKTPLWRSGPKGPKSLCNACGIRQRKARRAAAAAAAASTTPNNGTNFTSTETTTTTTMKIKVQQQKHKITKVNANHVVPFKKRCKFLSSTTTPAPEPGLVPTPAPRVGSSSSSSFYNNNNNDVQQKKKICFEDFFINLSNNLAIHRVFPQDEKEAAILLMALSSDLVHG from the exons ATGATTCCCAATTAcacaaattcttcttcttcttcttcatttcctTTTGAACTTACTAATGAAGTTCATCATGATTATCTaagtcataataataataatatgtctCTTGTTAGCccttataataataactatcaaTTCGCTTCATCATCTACAAATTCATCTTGTCAAAATTTCTTCAATATTTCAACTACTACTAATATTCAAGATCAAAGTGGATATGATTATCAATTTCATCAGCCACAACACCATCATGAG GTTGATAATTTTGCTTCAAGATCAAGTGGATCACATGATCATGTAGACAAGAAAAACAAGGGACTCAAATTAACCTTATGGAAAAAAGGGGGGCAAAAAGTGAAGAATTTGAAAGTAGAAGATCAAAAGCAACAAATCATAGAAACTGATTATAGCAGCAACAGCTCTTCCAACAACAATATCATCCCAATTAGGGTTTGTTCTGATTGCAACACTACTAAAACCCCTCTTTGGAGAAGTGGTCCTAAAGGCCCTaag TCGCTTTGTAATGCATGTGGAATTCGACAAAGAAAAGCTAGGAGAGCAGCAGCAGCGGCAGCAGCAGCATCAACAACACCAAATAATGGGACAAATTTCACTAGTActgaaacaacaacaacaacgactaTGAAGATAAAGGTACAACAACAAAAGCACAAAATAACAAAAGTGAATGCCAATCATGTTGTACCCTTCAAGAAAAGGTGCAAATTTTTAAGTAGTACTACTACTCCTGCACCTGAACCTGGACTTGTACCTACACCTGCTCCTCGTGTTGgttcatcatcatcgtcatcattttataataataataacaacgacgtgcaacaaaagaagaagatcTGTTTCGAAGATTTCTTTATAAATTTGAGCAATAACTTGGCAATCCATCGCGTTTTCCCTCAGGATGAGAAGGAAGCAGCAATTTTGTTAATGGCATTATCTAGTGACCTTGTTCATGGTTAA
- the LOC101267581 gene encoding transcription factor MYBS3: MGRKCSHCGYIGHNSRTCSTLKSAISGSNFNGGLRLFGVQLDISNSCFSSHNNNNNNNLKKSFSLDCLSLTNSHLLLLSSSSSPSLNENSSTNSIDNNGYLSDGTLVGCVGERKKGVPWTEEEHRRFLNGLEKLGKGDWRGISRNFVTTRTPTQVASHAQKYFLRQSSLNKKKRRSSLFDMARSNNKYVDFCQNYQEDCQEITRSSPLDLNSFGEKCEDSIWSYGSQNSHQNKIPNKSISSNGTLDLELSLSSPRKNIVDKNNNSSSSNTTFMNIGPIKVT, encoded by the exons ATGGGGAGGAAGTGTTCACATTGTGGCTATATTGGTCATAATTCAAGAACTTGTAGCACTTTGAAAAGTGCTATTAGTGGTAGTAATTTTAATGGTGGATTAAGGCTTTTTGGAGTGCAACTTGATATTTCTAATTCTTGTTTTTCtagtcataataataataataataataatttgaagaaaagtTTTAGTTTGGATTGTTTGTCTTTAACAAATAGccacttattattattatcatcttcttcttctccatctCTTAATGAAAATAGTAGTACTAATTCTATTGATAATAATGGTTATCTCTCTGATGGTACTCTTGTAGGTTGTGTTGGTGAAAGGAAAAAAG GAGTTCCATGGACAGAAGAGGAACATAGAAGATTCTTAAATGGACTTGAAAAGTTAGGTAAAGGAGATTGGAGAggaatttcaagaaattttgtgACAACAAGGACTCCAACACAAGTTGCAAGTCatgcacaaaaatattttctaagacAATCAAgtctcaacaaaaaaaaaagacgtTCAAGTCTCTTCGATATg GCAAGGAGCAACAACAAATATGTAGATTTTTGTCAAAATTACCAAGAAGATTGTCAAGAAATTACAAGATCATCTCCATTAGACCTAAATTCATTTGGAGAAAAGTGTGAAGATTCTATTTGGAGTTATGGATCACAAAATtctcatcaaaataaaattccaaATAAATCCATTTCTTCAAATGGAACTCTTGATTTGGAACTAAGTCTTTCATCTCCAAGAAAAAATATTGtggataaaaataataattcatcatCCTCCAACACTACTTTCATGAATATTGGACCAATTAAAGTTACCTAA